A genomic window from Terriglobia bacterium includes:
- a CDS encoding class A beta-lactamase-related serine hydrolase, which produces MTLLLAAGVCAQERKALAQKEDPKLAAAVRAVEERIAASGADVGIALRTLDGKTEWYRRADEAFHAASTMKLPVMIELYRQTAMGKLSLDEPLLVRNEFHSIVDGSAYSLDVGVDSEGELYKALGQTRTLEQLCEAMITVSSNLAANLLIERLGIENIRATTQALQAEGMHVLRGVEDGKAYDQGLNNTTTARSLLILLEAIAQGQAVDEASSRKMVEMLKRQKWNEAIPAGLPPGTVVAHKTGEITRIHHDAAIVYAPRPFVLVILVRGIADSKQSAALMADIARDLYVATQ; this is translated from the coding sequence ATGACGCTGTTGCTGGCGGCGGGGGTGTGCGCGCAGGAGCGGAAAGCGCTGGCGCAGAAAGAAGACCCGAAACTGGCGGCGGCGGTGCGCGCCGTGGAGGAGCGCATCGCGGCGAGCGGGGCAGACGTGGGCATCGCGCTGCGCACGCTGGACGGGAAGACGGAGTGGTACCGGCGCGCGGACGAGGCGTTTCATGCGGCGAGCACGATGAAGCTGCCGGTGATGATCGAGCTGTACCGGCAGACAGCGATGGGGAAGTTAAGCCTGGACGAGCCGCTGCTGGTGCGCAACGAATTCCATAGCATCGTGGACGGCTCGGCCTATTCCCTGGACGTGGGCGTGGATTCCGAGGGCGAACTGTACAAGGCGCTGGGGCAGACGCGTACGCTGGAGCAGCTGTGCGAAGCGATGATTACGGTGAGCAGCAACCTGGCGGCCAACCTGCTGATCGAACGGCTGGGCATCGAGAATATCCGCGCCACCACGCAAGCGCTGCAGGCCGAGGGCATGCACGTCCTGCGCGGGGTGGAGGACGGGAAAGCCTACGACCAGGGGTTGAACAACACAACGACGGCGCGGAGCCTGCTGATCTTGCTGGAAGCGATCGCGCAGGGGCAGGCGGTGGATGAAGCTTCCAGCCGCAAGATGGTCGAAATGCTCAAGCGGCAGAAGTGGAATGAAGCGATCCCCGCGGGGCTGCCGCCGGGCACGGTGGTAGCGCACAAGACCGGGGAAATCACCAGGATTCATCACGATGCGGCCATCGTCTATGCGCCGCGGCCGTTCGTGCTGGTGATTCTGGTGCGCGGCATCGCCGATTCCAAACAGAGCGCCGCGCTCATGGCGGATATCGCACGGGACTTGTACGTTGCGACGCAGTAG
- a CDS encoding alpha/beta fold hydrolase has product MDYYTRGFLALGLRVIVPDLPGHGRSPGPFTPARAESCSEALLTELLRRGEIAPARTILAGHSLGGAIALRLASRTPVAGVLALSPAPMLPVPGISPEMLLYTPPAKLPPNSLLVSGALEPASLLRATDQLLAQIPGPGSERRLVPLASHASLLLDSRALRLSLDWTARLLALPAAPALPTRSLFLAFLLGLSGLVFLSGPFLRATLSSLPRSAYPAAATASSPAHSLLAMAAASLCAIGLLTFGVPLGFLRLYNGGYLASFLFLVGVVLLLARAPQLPSFLRLPPQLAARAAALGLALSLLFFAWFHVTLTTAWLDPARLWRWPLLVLALFPFCATEELLLGPPVPVNRAGSRRRLLLALAARLVTWLALVAALFILHNGQVLLVLMAPYFAAFSLLHRCGVDLFRVETRSPAGAALFGAILGAAFCLLLFPLT; this is encoded by the coding sequence ATGGACTACTACACCCGTGGCTTTCTCGCCCTGGGTTTGCGCGTGATTGTCCCGGACCTCCCGGGTCACGGCCGCTCCCCGGGTCCCTTCACCCCCGCCCGCGCGGAATCCTGCAGCGAAGCTCTCCTCACCGAGCTCCTCCGCCGCGGCGAGATCGCGCCCGCGCGCACCATCCTTGCCGGCCACTCCCTGGGCGGAGCCATCGCCCTTCGCCTGGCCTCCCGCACACCCGTGGCCGGCGTCCTCGCCCTCTCCCCCGCGCCCATGCTCCCTGTACCCGGCATTTCTCCGGAGATGCTTCTCTACACTCCTCCTGCCAAGCTGCCCCCCAACTCCCTCCTCGTCAGCGGCGCCCTCGAACCCGCCTCGCTCCTCCGCGCCACCGATCAGCTTCTTGCACAAATCCCCGGCCCGGGCAGCGAGCGACGCCTGGTCCCTCTTGCGAGCCACGCCAGCCTCCTCCTCGATTCCCGGGCGCTGCGCCTTTCCCTCGATTGGACCGCCCGCCTCCTCGCCCTTCCCGCCGCTCCCGCCCTGCCCACACGCAGCCTCTTCCTCGCTTTTCTTCTCGGCTTGTCCGGCTTGGTTTTTCTTTCCGGTCCCTTCCTGCGGGCAACCCTCTCCTCTCTTCCACGCTCCGCCTATCCCGCCGCTGCCACCGCTTCTTCCCCCGCGCACAGCCTTCTCGCCATGGCCGCCGCATCCCTCTGTGCCATTGGCCTGCTGACGTTCGGCGTGCCCTTAGGTTTTCTCCGTCTGTACAACGGCGGCTACCTCGCCAGTTTTCTATTTCTCGTGGGAGTTGTCCTGCTCCTCGCCCGCGCGCCGCAGTTGCCTTCTTTTCTCCGCCTGCCTCCGCAACTCGCCGCGCGCGCCGCCGCGCTGGGCCTGGCGCTCTCTCTGCTTTTCTTCGCCTGGTTCCACGTCACGCTCACCACCGCTTGGCTGGACCCCGCGCGCCTCTGGCGCTGGCCGCTTCTCGTCCTGGCCCTCTTCCCCTTTTGTGCCACCGAAGAGCTCCTGCTCGGCCCCCCGGTCCCGGTAAATCGCGCCGGCAGCCGCCGTAGACTTCTCTTGGCTCTCGCCGCGCGCCTCGTCACCTGGCTGGCGCTCGTTGCCGCGCTCTTCATTCTTCACAACGGTCAGGTCCTTCTGGTGCTGATGGCGCCTTACTTCGCCGCCTTCAGCCTCCTGCATCGCTGCGGTGTTGACCTCTTCCGGGTGGAAACCCGGTCCCCCGCTGGCGCCGCGCTTTTCGGTGCTATACTCGGCGCGGCGTTTTGTTTACTTCTTTTCCCCCTGACTTGA
- a CDS encoding NAD(P)/FAD-dependent oxidoreductase, with the protein MAEIAIVGGGPSGSMCGEQLARAGHQVLILDEHLAWEKPCGGGLTHKALEAYPFLRENAHPKKVVRDVELISSDDQRVMIEMSHPIVVYSRAVLNGLLLDRAAQSGCRVLQSHVTTVDTDSSRPRYCAAGKWHSADFLVLAAGARNSLFPETRPFQPAELEMTQGYFIPISRDAIQVKFLPEFEGYIWSFPRNDHLSVGICGNMAAHTSNELREHLHEFLAREKISTDGARFYSHVLPSPREHTLSQRPVVGRNWALIGDAAAWVDPLTGEGLFYAMRSGELLGRSLAEGVPEKYPARVKTAFSADLEFASRIVRRFYRGTFLGVAVTTHLVQLMRRSSVLRQLMSDLFSGTQDYRSLKRRLWGRLGITVSEFVSNVLNLEQPASAVTCAGSDTAD; encoded by the coding sequence ATGGCGGAGATCGCAATCGTGGGCGGCGGGCCTTCCGGGTCCATGTGCGGCGAGCAACTCGCCCGCGCCGGGCACCAGGTCCTGATCCTCGACGAGCATCTGGCGTGGGAGAAACCCTGCGGCGGCGGCCTGACCCACAAGGCGCTGGAAGCCTACCCCTTCCTTCGCGAAAACGCGCATCCCAAGAAAGTCGTGCGCGACGTCGAACTCATCAGCAGCGACGACCAGCGCGTCATGATCGAGATGTCCCATCCCATCGTGGTCTATTCCCGCGCCGTCCTGAACGGCTTGCTGCTCGACCGCGCCGCACAGAGCGGCTGCCGCGTCCTGCAATCCCACGTCACCACCGTGGACACCGATTCCAGCCGCCCGCGCTACTGTGCCGCCGGCAAATGGCATAGCGCCGATTTCCTCGTTCTCGCAGCCGGCGCCCGCAACAGCCTGTTCCCGGAAACCCGCCCGTTCCAGCCCGCCGAGCTCGAAATGACCCAGGGCTACTTCATTCCCATTTCCCGCGACGCCATCCAGGTCAAGTTCCTCCCTGAATTTGAGGGCTACATCTGGTCCTTCCCCCGCAACGATCATCTTTCGGTCGGCATCTGCGGCAACATGGCCGCGCACACCAGCAACGAACTGCGCGAGCATCTTCACGAATTTCTCGCCCGCGAAAAAATCTCTACTGACGGCGCGCGCTTCTACAGCCACGTCCTGCCCTCGCCCCGGGAACACACTCTCTCCCAGCGCCCCGTCGTCGGACGCAACTGGGCGCTCATCGGCGACGCCGCCGCTTGGGTCGATCCTCTCACCGGAGAAGGCCTCTTCTACGCCATGCGCTCCGGCGAACTCCTCGGCCGCTCCCTGGCCGAAGGCGTGCCGGAAAAATATCCCGCGCGCGTCAAGACCGCATTCTCCGCCGACTTGGAATTCGCTTCCCGCATCGTGCGCCGCTTCTACCGCGGCACCTTTCTCGGTGTGGCCGTCACCACGCATCTCGTCCAGCTCATGCGCCGCAGTTCTGTCCTGCGCCAGTTGATGAGCGATCTTTTCAGCGGCACACAGGACTACCGCAGCCTGAAGCGCCGCCTCTGGGGCCGTCTGGGAATCACCGTCAGCGAATTCGTCTCCAACGTCCTCAACCTCGAGCAGCCCGCCTCCGCCGTCACCTGCGCGGGCAGCGACACCGCCGACTGA
- the rfaE2 gene encoding D-glycero-beta-D-manno-heptose 1-phosphate adenylyltransferase codes for MAKRCLRRGGSRPSGSSPRAGGAQRGAGAVLQRQATAVRQPSARGGRVSRGASEGRLGACYHEREKTARRHATSAGGSGIAEKHLDGAILTIDEAIVRFGRGKRNGRVVFTNGCFDILHPGHVRTLEQARALGDFLIVGLNSDASVARLKGAGRPLIAERERAEILAAFECVDAVVIFEEDTPQAVIARLLPDILAKGGDWAGDQIVGRAEVEAAGGQVVRIPVVPGYSTTEILRKAREGPAGSPA; via the coding sequence TTGGCGAAAAGGTGTTTACGGAGAGGTGGCAGCCGTCCGAGCGGAAGTTCTCCACGCGCAGGGGGAGCGCAGCGCGGTGCAGGAGCAGTGCTGCAGCGGCAAGCAACAGCAGTGCGGCAACCATCTGCGCGAGGCGGACGGGTCTCACGGGGCGCCTCGGAAGGCAGGTTGGGCGCGTGTTACCATGAAAGAGAGAAGACCGCGAGGCGGCACGCAACGAGCGCCGGCGGTTCGGGAATCGCGGAGAAGCATTTGGACGGCGCCATCCTGACGATCGACGAAGCGATTGTGCGGTTCGGGCGGGGGAAACGCAATGGCCGGGTGGTGTTCACCAACGGCTGTTTCGACATCCTGCATCCAGGACACGTGCGCACGCTGGAGCAGGCGCGCGCGCTTGGCGACTTCCTGATCGTGGGCCTCAACAGCGACGCCAGCGTGGCGCGGCTGAAAGGCGCGGGGCGGCCGCTGATCGCGGAGCGAGAACGCGCGGAAATTCTGGCGGCGTTCGAGTGCGTGGACGCCGTGGTAATTTTTGAAGAGGACACGCCGCAGGCGGTGATTGCGCGGCTGCTGCCGGACATTCTGGCGAAGGGCGGCGACTGGGCGGGCGACCAGATCGTCGGACGGGCCGAAGTAGAAGCGGCCGGGGGACAGGTGGTGCGCATTCCGGTGGTGCCGGGCTATTCCACGACGGAGATACTGCGCAAAGCGCGCGAAGGCCCCGCCGGTTCTCCCGCTTGA
- a CDS encoding GNAT family N-acetyltransferase: MPKPIYIRDLRMEDLPALVNIEERTTGVARPDYWRKRMEISEAIRPHWTSLVAETDNRVVGFAFGRAGELEFGLPGTVAWIEMLGVDPAYRHRGIAAQLIEQFTLSAHDHGIQTIFTLVAKGHAEMEGFFTKQGFTQGEMLHFKKDVRSNL; the protein is encoded by the coding sequence ATGCCAAAACCCATCTACATCCGAGACCTTCGCATGGAAGACCTGCCTGCACTGGTAAATATCGAGGAGCGGACCACGGGCGTGGCGCGGCCCGACTACTGGCGGAAGAGAATGGAGATTTCGGAAGCCATACGCCCGCACTGGACCTCTCTGGTTGCTGAGACAGACAACCGCGTTGTGGGTTTCGCGTTTGGCAGGGCGGGAGAGCTGGAGTTCGGCCTTCCTGGAACCGTCGCCTGGATCGAGATGCTCGGCGTGGATCCGGCATACAGGCACCGGGGAATTGCTGCCCAGTTGATCGAGCAGTTTACTTTGTCCGCGCATGACCACGGGATTCAAACCATTTTTACCCTCGTCGCCAAGGGCCACGCCGAAATGGAGGGATTTTTCACCAAACAGGGATTTACGCAAGGGGAGATGCTGCATTTTAAAAAAGACGTCCGCAGTAATCTTTGA
- a CDS encoding MFS transporter translates to MLIVTQFQSAFSDNALRWLVAFLVLEAGLPRERRDFLFVLVVPLLFSVPFILFSVPGGYFADRYSKRGVTLTTKCFELCVMVFAAWALAGGHLALAGAALFLVSSQAAIFGPTKYSLLPELLPLHRLSWGNGILEMGTFLAAITGTLAGGILAHVFASRQVWSGMVFLGLSALGISTSLGIPRLPAADPGRRFSWNWPGGFVRELLGMRRDPFLWTAVVANTFFWFLASLLLLNIVLYATDVLRVDEVHSSYLLAGLSLGIAFGSFVAGYVSRDKIEYGMILPAMAGIAALAVTLAWPGLHFAEVLGLLVALGGCAGFFAVPVNALIQARPKAEEKGRTIAASNLLSFVGIAMQPLAQYAMLRLGHPDPNHVFIISAALTLLVAGILCWMLPDLLTRALLWTRLSQKTTL, encoded by the coding sequence ATGCTGATCGTCACGCAATTCCAGAGCGCGTTCAGCGACAATGCGCTGCGCTGGCTGGTGGCTTTTCTGGTGCTGGAGGCGGGGCTGCCGCGCGAGCGGCGAGATTTTCTCTTCGTTCTCGTGGTGCCGCTGCTGTTCTCCGTGCCATTTATTCTGTTTTCCGTCCCCGGGGGTTATTTCGCGGACCGCTACAGCAAGCGCGGCGTGACGTTGACGACTAAGTGCTTCGAGCTATGCGTCATGGTCTTTGCGGCCTGGGCGCTGGCGGGCGGGCATCTGGCGCTGGCGGGCGCGGCGCTTTTTCTGGTGAGCTCGCAGGCGGCCATCTTCGGGCCTACGAAATATTCCCTGCTGCCGGAGCTTCTGCCGCTGCACCGGCTCTCCTGGGGCAACGGGATCCTGGAGATGGGGACGTTTCTAGCGGCGATTACCGGGACGCTGGCCGGCGGGATTCTTGCGCACGTTTTTGCTAGCCGGCAAGTCTGGTCGGGCATGGTCTTCCTGGGGCTTTCGGCGCTGGGGATCTCCACCAGCCTGGGGATTCCGCGGCTTCCAGCGGCGGATCCGGGGCGGCGCTTCTCCTGGAACTGGCCGGGCGGGTTTGTGCGCGAATTGCTGGGTATGCGGCGCGACCCCTTTCTGTGGACGGCGGTGGTGGCCAACACGTTTTTCTGGTTTCTGGCTTCCCTGCTGCTGCTGAATATCGTGCTGTATGCGACGGACGTGCTGCGCGTGGACGAGGTGCACAGCAGCTACCTGCTGGCGGGCCTGAGCCTGGGGATCGCCTTCGGCAGCTTCGTCGCCGGGTATGTTTCGCGGGACAAAATCGAGTATGGCATGATCCTCCCAGCCATGGCGGGAATCGCGGCCCTTGCCGTGACCCTGGCCTGGCCCGGTCTGCATTTCGCGGAGGTACTGGGGTTGCTGGTGGCGCTGGGGGGCTGCGCGGGGTTCTTTGCCGTGCCGGTGAACGCCTTGATTCAGGCCCGGCCCAAGGCGGAGGAGAAAGGGCGGACCATAGCCGCCTCAAATCTCCTTTCTTTTGTGGGGATTGCCATGCAGCCCCTGGCCCAGTACGCCATGCTGCGCCTGGGACATCCAGATCCCAACCACGTCTTCATCATCTCCGCTGCGCTGACACTGCTCGTGGCCGGCATCCTCTGCTGGATGCTGCCCGATTTGCTTACCCGGGCCCTCCTCTGGACGCGCCTCTCGCAAAAGACTACCCTATAG
- the mfd gene encoding transcription-repair coupling factor, translating to MIHSSVRERLEAVLRHPALEGARGALQGGRAVVRVAGLHDVAKGLVVAHLAHELRRPAFLVVDSNDRAEALAETIRFFSTVFSGSGQGVAVLPAFDADPWQEKPPHADILERRAATLYRLGGGEVSLLIVPASATLWRYQSAGAYRGLGRTLAADQEASLEELLAQLEAVGYARTEMVELPGQYAVRGGIVDVFSPEAPRPVRIELLGDTVESVREFDPRTQRSTAPVVHTTLLPLTEFAAAASAEGAPGQFAGIFASAGSQGETSVFELSAQSLSPLVFLDEPESLREVVRQQAQDAVELYEKHGRADAPPPNHYFWNEEEWAGLLSALTQVHLEQLAMGTGAADRFELGSRPCSRFHGDVVACMGEVKSQLAAGGSVFLTAASTGERERLADICREYEAPYALGETDPGSSEFAIESAHESAALVLVRAPFAAGVAFPEAKLTLYGNADLFDVAPAQERPRRKSGTSGFRSDFSELKPGDYVVHVDHGIGQFEGLRLIESDGRRGEFMLLRYADDARLYVPLERMDLVQGYRSLEGAQPALDKLGGTNWAARKTRVKKSLEELADRLIELYAKRKTTQAFKFSGDTPWQREFEDGFEFQETPDQEAAIADIKRDMESGRPMDRLLCGDVGYGKTEVAMRAAFKAIADGKQVALLSPTTVLAFQHFETFKKRFAAFPAKIEMLSRFRSAAEQKTVLSGLEAGKVDIVIGTHRLLSKDVKFHDLGLLIVDEEQRFGVTHKERLKELRKDVHALALSATPIPRTLHMSLAGLRDMSLIETPPKDRLAIQTVVAPFQEDLVRRAMENELARNGQVYFIHNRVESIYSVASLVSRLMPKARVVVGHGQMGEKELERVMLKFIRDEAEILVATTIVENGLDIPRANTILINRADRLGLAELYQLRGRVGRSHQRAYAYLLVPPETTLTPIARRRLAAMKEFSELGAGFRIAALDLELRGAGNLLGREQHGHVGAIGFDLYCQMLERAVARIKGEEAAPELRTTLSLGLDVRIPQEYIPGENLRLRTYKRVSSIGSEAEKEDVRRELADRFGPVPASVDNLLEYAVLKSLSERLRIAAIERQGSRVAVRFHPETPLEPARLVALIRSRTGIRLDPSGVLWMEMGRGAPVLESLRNVLLGLQGQG from the coding sequence ATGATTCATTCCTCAGTACGCGAGCGTCTCGAAGCCGTGCTTCGCCATCCCGCGCTGGAAGGCGCGCGCGGAGCGTTGCAGGGCGGGCGGGCCGTGGTCCGCGTGGCCGGGCTGCACGACGTTGCCAAGGGGCTGGTGGTGGCGCACCTGGCACACGAACTGCGGCGACCGGCGTTCCTGGTGGTCGATTCCAACGACCGCGCCGAGGCCCTGGCCGAGACCATCCGTTTTTTCAGCACCGTTTTCTCCGGAAGCGGGCAGGGTGTCGCCGTCCTGCCGGCGTTCGACGCCGATCCATGGCAGGAGAAGCCGCCGCATGCGGACATTCTGGAGCGGCGCGCGGCCACGCTGTACCGGCTGGGGGGCGGGGAAGTTTCGCTGTTGATTGTTCCAGCGAGCGCGACGTTGTGGAGGTATCAGAGTGCGGGGGCGTACCGGGGGCTGGGGCGGACGCTGGCGGCGGATCAGGAAGCGAGCCTCGAGGAGCTGCTTGCGCAGCTGGAAGCGGTGGGGTATGCGCGCACGGAGATGGTCGAACTGCCGGGGCAGTATGCCGTACGCGGAGGGATCGTGGACGTCTTCTCGCCGGAAGCGCCGCGGCCGGTGCGCATCGAACTGCTGGGCGACACGGTGGAGTCCGTGCGCGAATTCGATCCGCGGACGCAGCGCTCGACCGCCCCGGTGGTGCACACGACGCTGCTGCCGCTGACGGAATTCGCCGCGGCGGCTTCCGCGGAGGGTGCGCCGGGGCAATTCGCGGGAATTTTCGCGAGCGCTGGTTCGCAGGGAGAGACCTCGGTCTTCGAGCTTTCCGCGCAATCGCTGAGCCCGCTGGTATTTCTGGATGAACCGGAAAGCCTGCGCGAGGTGGTGCGGCAGCAGGCCCAGGACGCCGTGGAACTGTACGAAAAGCACGGACGGGCCGACGCTCCTCCGCCCAATCACTATTTCTGGAACGAGGAGGAATGGGCGGGTCTGCTCTCCGCGCTGACGCAGGTACACCTCGAGCAGCTGGCGATGGGCACGGGCGCGGCGGACCGCTTCGAGCTGGGTTCGCGGCCGTGTTCGCGGTTTCACGGTGATGTGGTGGCCTGCATGGGCGAAGTGAAATCGCAACTGGCAGCGGGCGGGTCCGTCTTTCTGACCGCCGCCAGCACGGGCGAGCGCGAGCGGCTGGCGGACATCTGCCGGGAATACGAAGCGCCGTACGCGCTGGGAGAGACGGATCCAGGCTCGTCGGAATTCGCCATCGAGAGCGCGCACGAATCCGCGGCGCTGGTGCTGGTGCGCGCGCCGTTCGCGGCCGGAGTAGCCTTCCCGGAAGCGAAGCTGACGCTGTACGGCAACGCCGACCTGTTCGACGTGGCGCCGGCGCAGGAGCGGCCGCGGCGCAAGAGCGGCACCTCCGGGTTCCGCAGCGATTTTTCGGAGCTGAAGCCGGGCGACTATGTGGTGCACGTGGACCACGGCATCGGGCAGTTCGAAGGGTTGCGGCTGATCGAGTCGGACGGGCGGCGCGGGGAGTTCATGCTGCTGCGCTATGCGGACGACGCGCGGCTGTACGTGCCGCTGGAACGCATGGACCTGGTGCAGGGCTACCGCAGCCTGGAAGGGGCGCAGCCGGCGCTGGACAAGCTCGGGGGCACGAACTGGGCGGCGCGCAAGACGCGGGTCAAGAAGTCGCTGGAGGAGCTGGCCGACCGGCTGATCGAACTCTACGCCAAGCGCAAGACGACACAGGCCTTCAAGTTTTCCGGGGACACGCCGTGGCAGAGAGAATTCGAGGACGGCTTCGAATTCCAGGAAACGCCGGACCAGGAAGCGGCCATCGCGGACATCAAACGGGACATGGAGAGCGGCAGACCCATGGACCGGCTGCTGTGCGGGGATGTGGGTTACGGGAAGACGGAAGTGGCCATGCGCGCGGCGTTCAAGGCGATAGCGGACGGCAAGCAGGTGGCGCTGCTGTCGCCCACCACGGTGCTCGCTTTCCAGCACTTCGAGACCTTCAAGAAGCGCTTCGCGGCGTTTCCCGCGAAGATCGAGATGCTCAGCCGCTTCCGCAGCGCCGCGGAGCAGAAGACGGTGCTGAGCGGGCTGGAAGCGGGGAAAGTGGATATTGTGATCGGCACGCACCGGCTGCTCTCCAAGGACGTGAAATTTCACGACCTGGGCCTGCTGATCGTGGACGAGGAACAGCGCTTCGGAGTGACGCACAAGGAGCGGCTGAAGGAACTGCGCAAGGACGTGCACGCGCTGGCGCTCTCGGCGACGCCCATCCCGCGCACGCTGCACATGTCGCTGGCCGGGCTGCGCGACATGTCCCTGATCGAGACGCCGCCGAAGGACCGCCTGGCGATCCAGACGGTGGTGGCGCCGTTTCAGGAGGACCTGGTGCGGCGGGCCATGGAGAACGAACTGGCGCGCAACGGGCAAGTCTATTTCATTCACAACCGCGTGGAGTCCATCTACTCGGTAGCGTCACTGGTGAGCAGGCTGATGCCGAAGGCGCGCGTGGTGGTGGGCCACGGGCAGATGGGCGAAAAGGAACTGGAAAGGGTGATGCTGAAGTTCATCCGGGACGAGGCGGAGATCCTGGTAGCCACGACGATTGTCGAAAACGGACTGGACATTCCGCGGGCCAACACCATCCTGATCAATCGCGCCGACCGGCTGGGGCTGGCGGAGCTGTACCAGTTGCGCGGGCGGGTAGGGCGCTCGCACCAGCGCGCCTATGCCTACCTGTTGGTGCCGCCGGAAACGACGCTGACGCCCATCGCGCGGCGGCGGCTGGCGGCGATGAAGGAGTTCAGCGAGCTGGGCGCGGGATTCCGCATCGCGGCGCTGGACCTGGAGCTGCGCGGGGCTGGGAATCTGCTGGGGCGGGAGCAGCACGGGCACGTGGGGGCCATCGGGTTCGACCTGTACTGCCAGATGCTGGAGCGCGCGGTGGCGCGGATCAAGGGGGAGGAGGCGGCGCCGGAACTGCGCACCACGCTCAGCCTGGGGCTGGATGTGCGCATCCCGCAGGAGTACATCCCGGGAGAGAACCTGCGCCTGCGCACGTACAAACGGGTGTCCTCGATCGGGTCCGAGGCGGAGAAAGAGGATGTGCGGCGGGAGCTGGCCGACCGCTTCGGGCCGGTGCCGGCTTCGGTGGACAACCTTCTGGAGTACGCGGTGCTCAAATCGCTGAGTGAGCGGCTGCGCATAGCGGCCATCGAGCGGCAGGGGAGCCGGGTGGCGGTGCGCTTCCATCCGGAGACGCCCCTGGAGCCGGCGCGGCTGGTGGCGCTGATCCGGTCGCGGACGGGGATCCGGCTGGACCCCAGCGGGGTGCTATGGATGGAAATGGGGCGTGGCGCGCCGGTGCTGGAGTCGCTGAGAAACGTATTGCTCGGGCTGCAAGGGC
- a CDS encoding helix-turn-helix domain-containing protein — translation MPKEKPRVNIGEVIRTYRGQRGLSQGDIERRTGLLRCYLSRVENGHTVPSLETLAKIAEAMDISLADFFPGTETNRDRETQKMLGELSQDEIRFLVEIKRYTTTLSDGDKRLVLAMIRKMASLVPPPTRKPPTRRPSV, via the coding sequence ATGCCGAAGGAAAAGCCCAGAGTCAATATCGGGGAAGTGATCCGGACCTACCGGGGCCAGCGGGGACTGTCGCAGGGGGATATCGAGCGGCGCACCGGGCTGCTGCGCTGCTATCTCTCCCGCGTGGAGAACGGGCACACCGTGCCGTCGCTGGAGACCCTGGCGAAAATCGCCGAAGCCATGGACATCAGCCTGGCCGATTTCTTCCCCGGGACGGAAACAAACCGGGACCGCGAAACGCAGAAGATGCTCGGCGAACTCTCCCAGGACGAAATCCGCTTTCTGGTGGAGATCAAGCGCTATACCACGACGCTTTCCGATGGGGATAAGCGGCTGGTGCTGGCGATGATCCGCAAGATGGCCAGCCTGGTGCCGCCGCCGACGCGCAAGCCGCCGACGCGCCGCCCGTCGGTCTAG